The genomic segment GGGGTGTTGACTTTGATGAGTTTGTTAAACGTTTTGCTGTTTCAACAAAAGAGAAAAAAGCCGATGGAGATACCGTAAAAGGAACAAAATTCCAAGAGTATTTTTATCACGATCCTAAAAATCCAGAAGATAGAACATGGAGAAATGAAAAAGGCTGGTCTTTGGCTAAATGGTGGCAAGGTGTCTTAAAAGAAGAAAAAACATTTTCAAGTGGAGAGCTAAAAGTTCTTTGGGTTCAAGGAACAGGTATCGCTTCAATGTCACACCTTCATAAAATACAACAAGCAGTAGATAAACTTGATTTATTGGTTATTGCTGAGCCATTTGTAAACGAAGTTGCTATTTTAAGCGATAGAAAAGATGGGGTTTACATACTACCTGTTGCAACCCAATTTGAAAACGAAGGCACAGTTGTTGCTACAAATAGAGCTGGACAGTGGAGAAGTAAGGTCGTTGAACCACTATACGAAAGCAAGCCAGATCATGAAGTAATGTTTGAATTTGCAAAAAAATGGGGATTTTATGATGAATTCACAAAATCTTTAAAAATGGAAGTTGTTGATGGCGAATTAAAAGTAGTAAAAGATACATTTGTATGGCCTGATGATGCAACAAATGAGATGGCTAGAATGGGTAAAAGCATAGGACTTACAGGCTGGAGAGCTGAGAGACTAAGAAGACACCAAGCTAACTGGCAAAATTTTGATCCTGACACACAACTTGGTATAGCCGGAGATGTAAAAGGCGAATACTACGCACTTCCTTGGCCTTGCTGGGATGAAAAACACAGCGGAACACCTATACTTTATCGCCCTGATGTGCCTTATGCTCAAGGTGGTTCTGGTTTTAGAAATCGCTTTGGTTTAGAACATGATGGCAAAAGCTTGATAGCAAGTGAGGCTATAAGCATAAAAGGCGCTAAGGTAAAAGGTGGATATCCACAAATCACAAAAGCAAATATAGAAAAAGTTCTTGGTATAAAACTCACAGAAGAAGAAAAAGCAAAAATGGGCGAAGACTGGATGACTGATTATAGTGGTATCATTCTCAAAAAATGTCGCGAAGCTGGAATAGCTCCTTATGGAAATGCAAAAGCTCGTGCAATAGTTTGGGAATTTACAGATCAGATTCCAAAACACAGAGAGCCTATACACTCGCCACGCCCTGATTTGGTTGAAAAATATCCAACATTTGACGACCAAGATAGAAACTTCCGTGTTGAAACTAAGTTTAAAAGTGAACAAACAAAAGAGGATTGGAGTAAGGAATTCCCTACAATAATGAGCTCTATGAGACTTGTAAACCTAAGTGGTGCTGGTATGATAGAAAGAACAAGTAAATATCTATCAGCGATAACTCCTGAAATGTTTGCATATGTAAATCCTGAACTTGCATTAGAATACGGAATACTTGATGGAGATATGATGTGGATACACTCTCCAACAGGCACAAAGATAAAGGTAAAATGCTATCATAACCACAGCGTTACACCTGATAGAATTTGTCTTCCATATAACTTTGCTGGTATCATGCAAGGTGTTGATTTATCAGCAAGATACCCAGAAGGCACCAAGCCTTATACAATAGGTGAAAGCTCAAACACTATAACAAACTACGGCTTTGACCCTGTAACACAAATTTCTGAGTTTAATGCTGGTCTTTGTAGGTTAGAAAAAGCTGAGCCTATGGGCTTTAAAACAAATTTCTTAGATGAGATAGCGAAGTAAGGAGTAAGATATGGCAAGAATGAAATTTTATGTTGATAACAACAGATGTATTAGTTGTTTTGCTTGTCAAGTGGCTTGCTCTTCAGCTCATGAAACTCCGGTTGGGATAAATCGCCGTAAGGTAATAACATTAAACGATGGCATAGTTGGCAAAGAGGTTTCAACAACCATAGCTTGTCAACACTGCACAGACGCACCTTGCGAGCAGGTTTGCCCTGTAAATTGTTTTTATATTCGTGAAGATGGAATAGTCTTGCACGATAAAGATAAATGTATAGGCTGTGGCTATTGTTTATATGCTTGTCCATTTGGAGCACCTCAATTCCCTAGAGATGGGGCTTTTGGTGTTAAGGGGGAAATGGATAAATGCACTATGTGTGCTGGCGGCCCGGCTCCTACAAACTCACACGAAGAAAGAGAGCTATACGGACAAAATCGTATTGCAGAGGGTAAAGTTCCTATGTGTGCTGCTGTTTGTGCAACAAATGCTCTTTTAGTCGGTGATGCTACAGAGGTATCAAATGTATACAGAAAGCGTGTAACTCTAAGAGGAACAGGCTTTTAAAATATCACTGAAGGACTTTTGTCCTTCTTGTTATTTTTTTGATTGATATTTTTTGCTTTATTCAAGCTCACACAAAATTCCACAAACTTAATTTTATCTTTAACAATTTCTCATATGAATTTTAAAAAATTCCTAAATTTCCTAAAAAATTTGCATTTTTTTCACATTTTCTTGCTCCCCCCCCCTAAAGGTTCTAAATTTTAAACCGATTTAATTATCAAATAACCATAAGGATAGGTTATTAATTAAACATTAAAAGGATTTATAATGAGCTTTAGAATTAATACAAACATTAATGCTATGAACTCACATGCAAATGCAGTTGGTAACAACAGAAACTTATCTAACTCTCTAGGTAGACTTTCATCAGGTTTGAGAATTCAAACAGCAGCAGATGATGCTTCTGGTCTAGCTATTGCAGATAGCTTAAGATCACAAGCTAGTGCTTTAGGTCAAGCTATAGCAAATGGTAATGATGCTATAGGTATCATACAAGTAGCTGATAAAGCTATGGATGAGCAACTTAAAATACTTGATACTATCAAAGTAAAAGCTACTCAAGCAGCTCAAGATGGTCAAACAACAAGATCAAGACAAGCACTACAAGCTGACATAGTAAGACTTATGGAAGAACTAGATAACATAGGCAACTCTACATCATTTAACGGTCAACAACTACTAAATGGAACATTCTCAAATAAAGAGTTTCAAATAGGTGCATACTCAAACCAAACAGTAAAATCTAGCATAGGTGCTACTACATCTGATAAGATAGGACTTACTAGATTTGAAAGTAGTAAGCTTATAACGGAAGCAAAAGGTGCAGTATCACTTACATTTATAAACGTTGATGGTATAAACAATGTAAAAGTTGCAGCTACAGAACTATCTTATGGTCTTGGCAAAGGTATTGGTGCTTTAGCTGAAAACATCAACAAAGTAGCAGATCAAAGTGGTGTAAGGGCTACATTTGATGTAACCATTATAGCTAGTAAAGCTATTACTGCTGGATCTATAGTCTCGTTAAATATAAACGGTGTTAAGATAGGTGACCTTGAAGTTAAGGATAATGACTCAAACGGAACCCTTGTAAATGCCATAAACTCTGTAAAAGATCAAACAGGTGTAGAGGCATCTATAGATCCTCAAGGTAAGCTTGTACTTACAAGTCGTGATGGTCGTGCTATAAAAATTTCTGGCGGAGGAGCAGAAGCAAATGACAAGAAAATCGGTGCGCGTTTAGGTGTATCAGACGAGGTTAAATTAAGTGATAATATGTTTGTAGGTCGCCTTAACCTTGTTCGTCTTGATGGTAGAGATATAAAAATAAGTGGTGGAGATAAAGGTAATGAGAATGGATCTTTCTCTACAGCATTTAGTGGGACCGATGGTGGTTCTCAAGCGTCAGTATCTCTAAGAGAGATAAAAGGACAGATAGATGCTAAGGTAGCAGCAGCTATGGGGTTTCAACGTATGTCAAAATCGGAAATGGAGTCCCCTCAATCAGCAGGTGTTATGACACTACGCGGTGCTATGGCTGTTATGGATATAGCAGAGTCAGCTCAAAGAACACTAGACTTTATCAGATCTGACCTCGGTTCTGTTCAAAACCAACTAGTAGCTACTGTAAATAACATAACAGTAACACAAGTAAATGTTAAATCAGCAGAATCACAAATAAGAGATGTAGACTTTGCAGCAGAATCAGCAAATTTCTCAAAATACAACATACTAGCTCAATCAGGCTCTTATGCTATGAGTCAAGCTAATAGTGTTCAACAAAACGTATTAAAATTACTTCAGTAGTTTAATCACTCTTTACAGCCAAAAATTTTGGCTGTAAAATTTATATCATAAAAAGCAAAAATTAAATTTTTCTTATCATTTCGTATCTCTCACCCGGTTTCATCTCTATTATCTCCCACGGTAAGCCTTGTTTGTTTAGCTCATCCATAAACGGCTTAGCATCAAATGTCTCCATATTAAACACACCTTTACCGCTCCATACACCCTTTGCTACCATCATAGACCCTATCATAGCAGGCACACCGGTAGTGTAACTAACAGCTTGGGCGCCGGTTTCTTTATAGCACTCTTCGTGATCGCATACATTATATATATAAACTTGTCTCTCTTTTCCTTGATGTATACCCCTTATCACACAACCTATATTTGTTTTACCCTTTGTTCTAGGCCCAAGACTAGCAGGATCTGGTAAAAGTGTCTTTAAAAACTGAATAGGCACTATCTTAACACCATTATGCTCTACCTCATCAATACGTAACATTCCCACATTTTGTAAGCATTGCATATGCGTTAGATAGCTTTGTCCAAAAGTCATAAAAAATCTTATTCTTTTAAGCCCTTTTATGTTTTTTATCAAGCTTTCAAGCTCTTCGTGATAAAGCAAATAACTATCCTTTACACCAACCTTTGGATAATCCCAAGCAAAAGAAATCTCCATAGGCTTTGTCTCTATCCACTCACCATTTTCCCAGTATCTTCCGTTTGCTGATACCTCTCTAAGGTTTATCTCGGGATTAAAATTTGTAGCAAAAGGATATCCGTGATCTCCGGCGTTGCAGTCTAAGATATCTATCTCATGTATCTCATCAAATAAATTTTGCTGAGCATAAGCACAAAAAACATTTGTAACACCCGGGTCAAACCCACTTCCAAGCAATGCCATTGTGTTTGCATTTTTAAAGTTTTCATCTTTTTCCCATTGAAGCTTATACTCAAACTTCGCAGTATCAGGGTGTTCATAGTTTGCTGTATCTATGTAAGGAATTCCAGCCTTTACGCAAGCATCCATCAAAGTAAGGTCTTGATAAGGTAAAGCCACATTTAAAAGCAAGTCAGCGCCTGTCTTTTTTATAAGCTCCACAACCGCATCGGTGTCATCAGCATCAATTTGTGCGGTTTTTATATCGACTCCGACTTTTTGTTTTATAAAATCAGCTATTGCATCACATTTACTTTTTGTCCTACTTGCTAGTATTATACTTGTAAAAACATCACTATTCATAGCGCATTTAACGGTAGCTACTTGACTTACACCACCTGCGCCTATTATCAATATATTTGACATTAATAATCCTTTTTTAAAATTTTTGTGATTATATTATATTTAGGCTTATTTTAAAAATTCAGACTAATAAGCCGGGTTAATTCAAAAGCTAAATTTATCTAGCAAACTTTTTTTGTAAAGTTTTTAGCACTATTTTTGCCAACTCTAAGCCCCTTGAGCGATGAGAAATTTCTAGTTTTGTTTGATAATCAAGCTCGCCAACAGTCTTATCAAAACCATTTGGTATAAACATAAAGTCATAACCAAAGCCATTATCTCCACGCTCTTCATTTATCACATCTCCATACATAAATCCGTGAGTGCAAAACTCTCCAAATTTAGAAGAAATCGCTATACAAGCTACATAGTGTGCTTGCGAAGTTGTCATATTTAGTGCATTTAACT from the Campylobacter pinnipediorum subsp. pinnipediorum genome contains:
- a CDS encoding formate dehydrogenase subunit alpha — protein: MDNSRVGRRSFLKLAALGTGSVACFGNENETLQKGKEKAIPNPYEGSKTVRTICSICSAGCGIEAEVKDGVWVRQDMAIHHPISQGSHCCKGIDQIDLTKSKQRIKYPMKKVDGKWQRISWETAVNEIGDKMLEIRKEHGPDCVEFLGSAKFSNEQSWYFRKFAAFWGTNNIDHVARIUHSASVAGAANTWGYGAMTNHFGDVTANSKAILLIGANSAVANPIGFKHMLQAKDRNNCKLIVVDPIFTKSAARADHYVRIRPGTDIAFVYGMLHLIFKNGWEDKEYIKDRAYGIDKIKEEAKKWTPEETSNVTGVPADQIIQITRLFATTKPATVAWSLGITQHSVGSSNTRILSILQTVLGNMGKPGGGCNIIRGHDNVQGATDMGNLADTLPTYYGLGDKAWRYFCKGWGVDFDEFVKRFAVSTKEKKADGDTVKGTKFQEYFYHDPKNPEDRTWRNEKGWSLAKWWQGVLKEEKTFSSGELKVLWVQGTGIASMSHLHKIQQAVDKLDLLVIAEPFVNEVAILSDRKDGVYILPVATQFENEGTVVATNRAGQWRSKVVEPLYESKPDHEVMFEFAKKWGFYDEFTKSLKMEVVDGELKVVKDTFVWPDDATNEMARMGKSIGLTGWRAERLRRHQANWQNFDPDTQLGIAGDVKGEYYALPWPCWDEKHSGTPILYRPDVPYAQGGSGFRNRFGLEHDGKSLIASEAISIKGAKVKGGYPQITKANIEKVLGIKLTEEEKAKMGEDWMTDYSGIILKKCREAGIAPYGNAKARAIVWEFTDQIPKHREPIHSPRPDLVEKYPTFDDQDRNFRVETKFKSEQTKEDWSKEFPTIMSSMRLVNLSGAGMIERTSKYLSAITPEMFAYVNPELALEYGILDGDMMWIHSPTGTKIKVKCYHNHSVTPDRICLPYNFAGIMQGVDLSARYPEGTKPYTIGESSNTITNYGFDPVTQISEFNAGLCRLEKAEPMGFKTNFLDEIAK
- the fdh3B gene encoding formate dehydrogenase FDH3 subunit beta; translated protein: MARMKFYVDNNRCISCFACQVACSSAHETPVGINRRKVITLNDGIVGKEVSTTIACQHCTDAPCEQVCPVNCFYIREDGIVLHDKDKCIGCGYCLYACPFGAPQFPRDGAFGVKGEMDKCTMCAGGPAPTNSHEERELYGQNRIAEGKVPMCAAVCATNALLVGDATEVSNVYRKRVTLRGTGF
- a CDS encoding flagellin B produces the protein MSFRINTNINAMNSHANAVGNNRNLSNSLGRLSSGLRIQTAADDASGLAIADSLRSQASALGQAIANGNDAIGIIQVADKAMDEQLKILDTIKVKATQAAQDGQTTRSRQALQADIVRLMEELDNIGNSTSFNGQQLLNGTFSNKEFQIGAYSNQTVKSSIGATTSDKIGLTRFESSKLITEAKGAVSLTFINVDGINNVKVAATELSYGLGKGIGALAENINKVADQSGVRATFDVTIIASKAITAGSIVSLNINGVKIGDLEVKDNDSNGTLVNAINSVKDQTGVEASIDPQGKLVLTSRDGRAIKISGGGAEANDKKIGARLGVSDEVKLSDNMFVGRLNLVRLDGRDIKISGGDKGNENGSFSTAFSGTDGGSQASVSLREIKGQIDAKVAAAMGFQRMSKSEMESPQSAGVMTLRGAMAVMDIAESAQRTLDFIRSDLGSVQNQLVATVNNITVTQVNVKSAESQIRDVDFAAESANFSKYNILAQSGSYAMSQANSVQQNVLKLLQ
- a CDS encoding saccharopine dehydrogenase family protein, which gives rise to MSNILIIGAGGVSQVATVKCAMNSDVFTSIILASRTKSKCDAIADFIKQKVGVDIKTAQIDADDTDAVVELIKKTGADLLLNVALPYQDLTLMDACVKAGIPYIDTANYEHPDTAKFEYKLQWEKDENFKNANTMALLGSGFDPGVTNVFCAYAQQNLFDEIHEIDILDCNAGDHGYPFATNFNPEINLREVSANGRYWENGEWIETKPMEISFAWDYPKVGVKDSYLLYHEELESLIKNIKGLKRIRFFMTFGQSYLTHMQCLQNVGMLRIDEVEHNGVKIVPIQFLKTLLPDPASLGPRTKGKTNIGCVIRGIHQGKERQVYIYNVCDHEECYKETGAQAVSYTTGVPAMIGSMMVAKGVWSGKGVFNMETFDAKPFMDELNKQGLPWEIIEMKPGERYEMIRKI